Proteins encoded in a region of the Megalops cyprinoides isolate fMegCyp1 chromosome 3, fMegCyp1.pri, whole genome shotgun sequence genome:
- the smpd1 gene encoding sphingomyelin phosphodiesterase, translating into MNPSARCTLWFLSLGFILISSPFGRTHPVLDGERGAHVKFVEVLPKLQFEFGWRNLTCPLCKVVFTIVDVALLSESNEERVAWAVGEACVRLRLAEEHVCREITELFRDDVIRALQESYLWPTEACALLFGPDCGHFDIYAPWNITLPKAPKPPVVPPSPPPPGSPQSRVLFLTDVHWDKEYAEGSSADCKEPLCCRNGSGHPVWYHRGAGHWGTYSKCDLPLHTVENLLQNLAKAGPWDWAYWTGDIPAHNVWAQTRDQQLFELVEITRLIQKHLGPNVTVYPAVGNHESTPVNSFPPPFVHGNRSSSWLYDKMAEVWAPWLPPQALQTLRLAGFYTVQVQPGLRLVSLNMNFCARENFWLMVNSTDPADQLQWLIGILQDAENKGDKVHIIGHIPPGLCLKSWSWNYYHIINRYESTVTGQFFGHTHVDEFQMFYDEETLTRPLGVAFIAPSVTTFINLNPGYRVYYVDGNYPGSSRLVLDHETYILNLTEANNGSLGHDPSPNWTLLYQATEAYGLRSLFPEDWDRLIRTLVSDDRVFQRFWYLYHKGHVSEPCKDTCKSTLICFLRSGRYDDPRQCEHLGVSSRDMMRSVRKKALC; encoded by the exons ATGAATCCGTCGGCGCGGTGCACACTTTGGTTTTTGAGTCTCgggtttattttgatttcatcgCCGTTTGGAAGGACGCATCCAGTTCtagatggagaaagaggggcCCATGTAAAGTTTGTGGAAGTGCTGCCCAAATTGCAATTTGAATTCGGGTGGCGAAACCTTACCTGCCCGCTGTGCAAAGTCGTGTTTACCATCGTCGATGTGGCTCTTTTG AGCGAGTCAAATGAGGAACGTGTAGCGTGGGCTGTGGGGGAGGCGTGCGTGAGGCTGCGGCTGGCCGAGGAGCACGTCTGCCGAGAGATCACGGAGCTGTTCCGGGACGACGTCATCCGCGCCCTCCAGGAGTCCTACCTGTGGCCCACGGAGGCCTGCGCCCTGCTCTTTGGGCCTGACTGTGGCCATTTTGATATCTACGCCCCCTGGAACATCACGTTGCCGAAGGCGCCCAAGCCCCCTGTTgtcccaccctcccctcctccgCCGGGCTCCCCCCAGAGCCGAGTGCTGTTCCTCACCGATGTGCACTGGGACAAGGAGTACGCTGAAGGCAGCAGCGCCGACTGCAAGGAGCCCCTCTGCTGCCGGAACGGGTCCGGACACCCCGTGTGGTACCACAGGGGCGCGGGGCACTGGGGAACCTACAGCAAGTGCGACCTGCCCCTGCACACGGTGGAGAACCTGCTCCAGAACCTGGCCAAGGCTGGGCCTTGGGACTGGGCCTACTGGACAGGGGACATCCCAGCCCACAACGTGTGGGCCCAGACGCGAGACCAGCAGCTCTTCGAGCTCGTCGAGATCACCAGGCTCATTCAGAAGCACCTGGGCCCAAATGTAACAGTATACCCAGCAGTTGGTAACCATGAGAGCACCCCTGTCAACAGCTTCCCTCCGCCCTTTGTTCATGGAAACCGCTCCTCCAGCTGGCTTTATGACAAAATGGCAGAGGTGTGGGCCCCCTGGCTGCCACCGCAGGCACTGCAGACTCTCAG ATTGGCCGGCTTCTACACAGTGCAAGTCCAGCCAGGGCTCAGGTTGGTCTCCCTCAACATGAACTTCTGTGCCCGGGAGAACTTCTGGCTGATGGTCAACTCCACAGACCCAGCTGACCAGCTTCAGTGGCTCATTGGCATCCTGCAGGATGCAGAGAACAAAGGGGATAAG GTACACATCATTGGGCACATCCCTCCTGGGCTTTGCCTGAagagctggagctggaactACTACCACATTATCAACAG GTATGAGAGCACAGTAACAGGGCAGTTTTTTGGACACACTCACGTGGATGAGTTCCAGATGTTTTATGATGAGGAGACCCTCACCCGCCCACTGGGTGTAGCCTTCATTGCTCCAAGTGTTACTACCTTCATAAACCTCAATCCAG GTTACCGCGTGTACTACGTTGATGGAAACTATCCTGGCAGCTCCAGACTGGTTCTGGACCATGAGACCTACATTCTCAATCTGACAGAGGCTAACAATGGCAGTCTGGGCCATGACCCCAGCCCAAACTGGACCCTGCTGTATCAGGCCACCGAGGCCTATGGCTTGCGCAGCCTTTTCCCTGAAGACTGGGACAGGCTGATCAGGACCCTCGTAAGCGATGACCGTGTGTTCCAGCGGTTCTGGTACCTGTACCACAAAGGCCACGTCTCTGAGCCATGCAAGGACACCTGCAAGTCCACCCTCATCTGCTTTCTCCGAAGCGGTCGCTACGACGACCCCCGGCAATGTGAACACCTTGGTGTGAGCAGCAGGGACATGATGCGGTCTGTGAGAAAAAAGGCTCTGTGTTGA
- the apbb1 gene encoding amyloid-beta A4 precursor protein-binding family B member 1 isoform X4 has translation MSLEKTSDLANQNTCVNSSLTLDLHSPHSALLDAELSKKGKAKGTFSSSSSPKSRRIYASTKASELLNGTMVGVEDEGSNQHRGEEWARNQENEQGHRGSQEPGVGSNAKWVKEGQNQLRKVAEKQQDQNRNPNCNQYQNQNPDPNPNQNSVQGEEQGDEEKTLSTKSLRELCSELELEAKNAANEPLLIDTMAVPQLKEEEKEEAEGEREEEALRPAGGEKDMDSSSETQSNNESRKEGSGRARSASLLFHGRNGAPSDEDSSWTSLSQGSTANSSPDGDTESYWDRSAFETDSDLPAGWMRVRDTSGTYYWHIPTGTTQWEPPSPQEEGGDPERPSSTSPAITPSEEPQLTWSGLSRPNKFNDGEIWKEEDVASDQSLKEFEGATLRYASINLSCSQSEGQEKVNSFSTDLEAKCFAVRSLGWVEISEEEMAPGKSSVAVNNCIRQLSYHKHNLHDTAGIWGEGKDMLLVLENETLNLIDPLGQTLLHSQPIVSIRVWGVGRDNGRDFAYVARDKLTQVLKCHVFRCDTPAKNIATSMHDICSKIMAERKSSRSCLNRLNIDPSKLVDIPFQEFPVPKNELVQRFQVRYLGNMPVAKPVGMDTVNVALETVLKAKEQHEWTPVIVNVASATLTILSVEAEEVLSECRVRFLSFMGVGKDVHTFAFIMAEGPGDFICHMFWCEPNAASLSEAVQAACMLRYQKCLDARPPSTSSCLPGPPAESVARRVGSSVKKGVQTLLGSFKRSGSQTP, from the exons ATGTCTTTGGAGAAGACCTCGGACCTGGCCAACCAGAACACTTGCGTCAACTCATCGCTGACCCTCGACCTCCACTCCCCACATAGCGCCTTGCTTGATGCTGAGCTGAGCAAAAAGGGAAAAGCCAAGGGcaccttctcttcctcctcctcaccaaAGAGCCGCCGCATCTACGCTTCCACCAAGGCCTCCGAGCTGCTCAACGGCACCATGGTTGGCGTGGAGGACGAGGGATCCAACCAGCACAGGGGCGAGGAGTGGGCCCGGAACCAGGAGAATGAGCAGGGCCATCGGGGGAGCCAAGAGCCTGGTGTTGGCAGCAACGCCAAGTGGGTCAAGGAGGGCCAGAACCAGCTGCGTAAGGTAGCCGAGAAGCAGCAGGACCAGAACCGCAACCCAAACTGCAACCAGTACCAGAACCAGAACCCAGACCCGAACCCTAACCAGAACTCTGtgcagggggaggagcagggggatGAGGAGAAGACCCTGTCCACCAAGAGCCTGAGGGAACTGTGTTCTGAGCTAGAGCTGGAAGCCAAGAATGCCGCAAACGAGCCACTGCTGATCGACACGATGGCGGTGCCGCAgttgaaggaggaggagaaggaggaggcagagggagagcgggaggaAGAGGCCCTGCGTCCTGCTGGGGGGGAGAAGGACATGGACTCTTCTTCTGAGACGCAGAGTAACAACGAGTCCCGGAAGGAGGGCAGTGGGAGGGCAAGGAGCGCCAGCCTGCTGTTCCATGGCCGAAACGGGGCACCCAGTGATGAGGATTCCAGCTGGACCTCACTGTCCCAGGGCAGCACAGCCAACAGCTCCCCAGATGGAGACACAG AGTCCTACTGGGACCGTAGTGCCTTTGAGACCGATTCAGACCTGCCAGCAGGGTGGATGCGGGTGAGGGACACATCAGGCACCTACTACTGGCACATCCCTACAGGCACCACCCAGTGGGAGCCCCCTTCACCCCAGGAGGAGGGCGGAGACCCAGAGAGGCCCTCCAGCACGTCCCCTGCGATCACACCCAGTGAGGAGCCACAG CTGACATGGAGTGGTCTGTCTCGCCCCAACAAGTTCAACGATGGTGAGATCTGGAAG GAGGAAGACGTGGCCTCTGACCAGAGCCTAAAGGAGTTTGAGGGTGCAACCCTTCGCTATGCCTCCATCAACCTCAG CTGCTCCCAGTCAGAGGGTCAGGAGAAAGTAAACTCTTTCAGCACTGATCTGGAGGCTAAG TGCTTTGCCGTGCGCTCTCTGGGCTGGGTGGAGATCTCTGAGGAGGAAATGGCTCCAGGAAAGAGTAGCGTCGCTGTCAACAACTGCATCCGCCAACTGTCCTACCACAAGCACAACCTTCACGACACGGCAGGCATCTGGGGAGAG GGGAAAGACATGCTACTGGTTCTGGAGAATGAGACCCTGAACTTGATCGACCCACTGGGTCAAACCCTGCTACACTCCCAGCCCATTGTCAGCATCCGTGTGTGGGGCGTCGGCAGGGACAACGGCAG GGACTTCGCGTATGTGGCACGGGACAAACTGACTCAGGTCCTGAAATGTCACGTGTTCAGGTGTGACACGCCTGCCAAGAACATCGCCACCAGCATGCACGACATCTGCTCCAAG ATCATGGCGGAGAGGAAGTCTTCCAGGTCCTGTCTGAACAGACTCAACATCGACCCTTCCAAGCTGGTGGACATTCCGTTCCAGG AGTTTCCTGTGCCAAAGAACGAGCTGGTCCAGCGCTTCCAGGTGCGTTACCTAGGTAACATGCCTGTGGCCAAACCCGTAG GTATGGACACGGTCAATGTGGCCCTAGAGACGGTGCTGAAGGCCAAAGAGCAGCACGAATGGACACCGGTGATTGTCAATGTGGCTTCAGCCACGCTCACCATACTGTCTGTAGAG GCGGAAGAGGTGCTGTCGGAGTGCCGCGTACGGTTCCTGTCCTTCATGGGCGTGGGTAAGGATGTCCACACCTTCGCCTTCATCATGGCCGAGGGCCCCGGGGACTTCATTTGCCACATGTTCTGGTGTGAGCCCAACGCCGCCAGCCTGTCCGAGGCCGTTCAGGCTGCCTGTATG ctgcgGTATCAGAAGTGTCTGGATGCCCGCCCTCCCAGCACCAGCTCCTGCCTGCCCGGCCCTCCGGCCGAGTCAGTGGCCCGCCGCGTGGGTTCCAGCGTCAAGAAGGGGGTCCAGACCCTCCTGGGCAGTTTCAAAAGGTCTGGGTCCCAAACGCCCTGA
- the apbb1 gene encoding amyloid-beta A4 precursor protein-binding family B member 1 isoform X3 produces the protein MSLEKTSDLANQNTCVNSSLTLDLHSPHSALLDAELSKKGKAKGTFSSSSSPKSRRIYASTKASELLNGTMVGVEDEGSNQHRGEEWARNQENEQGHRGSQEPGVGSNAKWVKEGQNQLRKVAEKQQDQNRNPNCNQYQNQNPDPNPNQNSVQGEEQGDEEKTLSTKSLRELCSELELEAKNAANEPLLIDTMAVPQLKEEEKEEAEGEREEEALRPAGGEKDMDSSSETQSNNESRKEGSGRARSASLLFHGRNGAPSDEDSSWTSLSQGSTANSSPDGDTESYWDRSAFETDSDLPAGWMRVRDTSGTYYWHIPTGTTQWEPPSPQEEGGDPERPSSTSPAITPSEEPQLTWSGLSRPNKFNDGEIWKEEDVASDQSLKEFEGATLRYASINLSCSQSEGQEKVNSFSTDLEAKCFAVRSLGWVEISEEEMAPGKSSVAVNNCIRQLSYHKHNLHDTAGIWGEGKDMLLVLENETLNLIDPLGQTLLHSQPIVSIRVWGVGRDNGRERDFAYVARDKLTQVLKCHVFRCDTPAKNIATSMHDICSKIMAERKSSRSCLNRLNIDPSKLVDIPFQEFPVPKNELVQRFQVRYLGNMPVAKPVGMDTVNVALETVLKAKEQHEWTPVIVNVASATLTILSVEAEEVLSECRVRFLSFMGVGKDVHTFAFIMAEGPGDFICHMFWCEPNAASLSEAVQAACMLRYQKCLDARPPSTSSCLPGPPAESVARRVGSSVKKGVQTLLGSFKRSGSQTP, from the exons ATGTCTTTGGAGAAGACCTCGGACCTGGCCAACCAGAACACTTGCGTCAACTCATCGCTGACCCTCGACCTCCACTCCCCACATAGCGCCTTGCTTGATGCTGAGCTGAGCAAAAAGGGAAAAGCCAAGGGcaccttctcttcctcctcctcaccaaAGAGCCGCCGCATCTACGCTTCCACCAAGGCCTCCGAGCTGCTCAACGGCACCATGGTTGGCGTGGAGGACGAGGGATCCAACCAGCACAGGGGCGAGGAGTGGGCCCGGAACCAGGAGAATGAGCAGGGCCATCGGGGGAGCCAAGAGCCTGGTGTTGGCAGCAACGCCAAGTGGGTCAAGGAGGGCCAGAACCAGCTGCGTAAGGTAGCCGAGAAGCAGCAGGACCAGAACCGCAACCCAAACTGCAACCAGTACCAGAACCAGAACCCAGACCCGAACCCTAACCAGAACTCTGtgcagggggaggagcagggggatGAGGAGAAGACCCTGTCCACCAAGAGCCTGAGGGAACTGTGTTCTGAGCTAGAGCTGGAAGCCAAGAATGCCGCAAACGAGCCACTGCTGATCGACACGATGGCGGTGCCGCAgttgaaggaggaggagaaggaggaggcagagggagagcgggaggaAGAGGCCCTGCGTCCTGCTGGGGGGGAGAAGGACATGGACTCTTCTTCTGAGACGCAGAGTAACAACGAGTCCCGGAAGGAGGGCAGTGGGAGGGCAAGGAGCGCCAGCCTGCTGTTCCATGGCCGAAACGGGGCACCCAGTGATGAGGATTCCAGCTGGACCTCACTGTCCCAGGGCAGCACAGCCAACAGCTCCCCAGATGGAGACACAG AGTCCTACTGGGACCGTAGTGCCTTTGAGACCGATTCAGACCTGCCAGCAGGGTGGATGCGGGTGAGGGACACATCAGGCACCTACTACTGGCACATCCCTACAGGCACCACCCAGTGGGAGCCCCCTTCACCCCAGGAGGAGGGCGGAGACCCAGAGAGGCCCTCCAGCACGTCCCCTGCGATCACACCCAGTGAGGAGCCACAG CTGACATGGAGTGGTCTGTCTCGCCCCAACAAGTTCAACGATGGTGAGATCTGGAAG GAGGAAGACGTGGCCTCTGACCAGAGCCTAAAGGAGTTTGAGGGTGCAACCCTTCGCTATGCCTCCATCAACCTCAG CTGCTCCCAGTCAGAGGGTCAGGAGAAAGTAAACTCTTTCAGCACTGATCTGGAGGCTAAG TGCTTTGCCGTGCGCTCTCTGGGCTGGGTGGAGATCTCTGAGGAGGAAATGGCTCCAGGAAAGAGTAGCGTCGCTGTCAACAACTGCATCCGCCAACTGTCCTACCACAAGCACAACCTTCACGACACGGCAGGCATCTGGGGAGAG GGGAAAGACATGCTACTGGTTCTGGAGAATGAGACCCTGAACTTGATCGACCCACTGGGTCAAACCCTGCTACACTCCCAGCCCATTGTCAGCATCCGTGTGTGGGGCGTCGGCAGGGACAACGGCAG GGAGAG GGACTTCGCGTATGTGGCACGGGACAAACTGACTCAGGTCCTGAAATGTCACGTGTTCAGGTGTGACACGCCTGCCAAGAACATCGCCACCAGCATGCACGACATCTGCTCCAAG ATCATGGCGGAGAGGAAGTCTTCCAGGTCCTGTCTGAACAGACTCAACATCGACCCTTCCAAGCTGGTGGACATTCCGTTCCAGG AGTTTCCTGTGCCAAAGAACGAGCTGGTCCAGCGCTTCCAGGTGCGTTACCTAGGTAACATGCCTGTGGCCAAACCCGTAG GTATGGACACGGTCAATGTGGCCCTAGAGACGGTGCTGAAGGCCAAAGAGCAGCACGAATGGACACCGGTGATTGTCAATGTGGCTTCAGCCACGCTCACCATACTGTCTGTAGAG GCGGAAGAGGTGCTGTCGGAGTGCCGCGTACGGTTCCTGTCCTTCATGGGCGTGGGTAAGGATGTCCACACCTTCGCCTTCATCATGGCCGAGGGCCCCGGGGACTTCATTTGCCACATGTTCTGGTGTGAGCCCAACGCCGCCAGCCTGTCCGAGGCCGTTCAGGCTGCCTGTATG ctgcgGTATCAGAAGTGTCTGGATGCCCGCCCTCCCAGCACCAGCTCCTGCCTGCCCGGCCCTCCGGCCGAGTCAGTGGCCCGCCGCGTGGGTTCCAGCGTCAAGAAGGGGGTCCAGACCCTCCTGGGCAGTTTCAAAAGGTCTGGGTCCCAAACGCCCTGA
- the apbb1 gene encoding amyloid-beta A4 precursor protein-binding family B member 1 isoform X1 — MSLEKTSDLANQNTCVNSSLTLDLHSPHSALLDAELSKKGKAKGTFSSSSSPKSRRIYASTKASELLNGTMVGVEDEGSNQHRGEEWARNQENEQGHRGSQEPGVGSNAKWVKEGQNQLRKVAEKQQDQNRNPNCNQYQNQNPDPNPNQNSVQGEEQGDEEKTLSTKSLRELCSELELEAKNAANEPLLIDTMAVPQLKEEEKEEAEGEREEEALRPAGGEKDMDSSSETQSNNESRKEGSGRARSASLLFHGRNGAPSDEDSSWTSLSQGSTANSSPDGDTESYWDRSAFETDSDLPAGWMRVRDTSGTYYWHIPTGTTQWEPPSPQEEGGDPERPSSTSPAITPSEEPQLTWSGLSRPNKFNDGEIWKEEDVASDQSLKEFEGATLRYASINLSCSQSEGQEKVNSFSTDLEAKCFAVRSLGWVEISEEEMAPGKSSVAVNNCIRQLSYHKHNLHDTAGIWGEGKDMLLVLENETLNLIDPLGQTLLHSQPIVSIRVWGVGRDNGRERDFAYVARDKLTQVLKCHVFRCDTPAKNIATSMHDICSKIMAERKSSRSCLNRLNIDPSKLVDIPFQEFPVPKNELVQRFQVRYLGNMPVAKPVGKECFGMDTVNVALETVLKAKEQHEWTPVIVNVASATLTILSVEAEEVLSECRVRFLSFMGVGKDVHTFAFIMAEGPGDFICHMFWCEPNAASLSEAVQAACMLRYQKCLDARPPSTSSCLPGPPAESVARRVGSSVKKGVQTLLGSFKRSGSQTP, encoded by the exons ATGTCTTTGGAGAAGACCTCGGACCTGGCCAACCAGAACACTTGCGTCAACTCATCGCTGACCCTCGACCTCCACTCCCCACATAGCGCCTTGCTTGATGCTGAGCTGAGCAAAAAGGGAAAAGCCAAGGGcaccttctcttcctcctcctcaccaaAGAGCCGCCGCATCTACGCTTCCACCAAGGCCTCCGAGCTGCTCAACGGCACCATGGTTGGCGTGGAGGACGAGGGATCCAACCAGCACAGGGGCGAGGAGTGGGCCCGGAACCAGGAGAATGAGCAGGGCCATCGGGGGAGCCAAGAGCCTGGTGTTGGCAGCAACGCCAAGTGGGTCAAGGAGGGCCAGAACCAGCTGCGTAAGGTAGCCGAGAAGCAGCAGGACCAGAACCGCAACCCAAACTGCAACCAGTACCAGAACCAGAACCCAGACCCGAACCCTAACCAGAACTCTGtgcagggggaggagcagggggatGAGGAGAAGACCCTGTCCACCAAGAGCCTGAGGGAACTGTGTTCTGAGCTAGAGCTGGAAGCCAAGAATGCCGCAAACGAGCCACTGCTGATCGACACGATGGCGGTGCCGCAgttgaaggaggaggagaaggaggaggcagagggagagcgggaggaAGAGGCCCTGCGTCCTGCTGGGGGGGAGAAGGACATGGACTCTTCTTCTGAGACGCAGAGTAACAACGAGTCCCGGAAGGAGGGCAGTGGGAGGGCAAGGAGCGCCAGCCTGCTGTTCCATGGCCGAAACGGGGCACCCAGTGATGAGGATTCCAGCTGGACCTCACTGTCCCAGGGCAGCACAGCCAACAGCTCCCCAGATGGAGACACAG AGTCCTACTGGGACCGTAGTGCCTTTGAGACCGATTCAGACCTGCCAGCAGGGTGGATGCGGGTGAGGGACACATCAGGCACCTACTACTGGCACATCCCTACAGGCACCACCCAGTGGGAGCCCCCTTCACCCCAGGAGGAGGGCGGAGACCCAGAGAGGCCCTCCAGCACGTCCCCTGCGATCACACCCAGTGAGGAGCCACAG CTGACATGGAGTGGTCTGTCTCGCCCCAACAAGTTCAACGATGGTGAGATCTGGAAG GAGGAAGACGTGGCCTCTGACCAGAGCCTAAAGGAGTTTGAGGGTGCAACCCTTCGCTATGCCTCCATCAACCTCAG CTGCTCCCAGTCAGAGGGTCAGGAGAAAGTAAACTCTTTCAGCACTGATCTGGAGGCTAAG TGCTTTGCCGTGCGCTCTCTGGGCTGGGTGGAGATCTCTGAGGAGGAAATGGCTCCAGGAAAGAGTAGCGTCGCTGTCAACAACTGCATCCGCCAACTGTCCTACCACAAGCACAACCTTCACGACACGGCAGGCATCTGGGGAGAG GGGAAAGACATGCTACTGGTTCTGGAGAATGAGACCCTGAACTTGATCGACCCACTGGGTCAAACCCTGCTACACTCCCAGCCCATTGTCAGCATCCGTGTGTGGGGCGTCGGCAGGGACAACGGCAG GGAGAG GGACTTCGCGTATGTGGCACGGGACAAACTGACTCAGGTCCTGAAATGTCACGTGTTCAGGTGTGACACGCCTGCCAAGAACATCGCCACCAGCATGCACGACATCTGCTCCAAG ATCATGGCGGAGAGGAAGTCTTCCAGGTCCTGTCTGAACAGACTCAACATCGACCCTTCCAAGCTGGTGGACATTCCGTTCCAGG AGTTTCCTGTGCCAAAGAACGAGCTGGTCCAGCGCTTCCAGGTGCGTTACCTAGGTAACATGCCTGTGGCCAAACCCGTAGGTAAGGAATGCTTTG GTATGGACACGGTCAATGTGGCCCTAGAGACGGTGCTGAAGGCCAAAGAGCAGCACGAATGGACACCGGTGATTGTCAATGTGGCTTCAGCCACGCTCACCATACTGTCTGTAGAG GCGGAAGAGGTGCTGTCGGAGTGCCGCGTACGGTTCCTGTCCTTCATGGGCGTGGGTAAGGATGTCCACACCTTCGCCTTCATCATGGCCGAGGGCCCCGGGGACTTCATTTGCCACATGTTCTGGTGTGAGCCCAACGCCGCCAGCCTGTCCGAGGCCGTTCAGGCTGCCTGTATG ctgcgGTATCAGAAGTGTCTGGATGCCCGCCCTCCCAGCACCAGCTCCTGCCTGCCCGGCCCTCCGGCCGAGTCAGTGGCCCGCCGCGTGGGTTCCAGCGTCAAGAAGGGGGTCCAGACCCTCCTGGGCAGTTTCAAAAGGTCTGGGTCCCAAACGCCCTGA
- the apbb1 gene encoding amyloid-beta A4 precursor protein-binding family B member 1 isoform X2, which translates to MSLEKTSDLANQNTCVNSSLTLDLHSPHSALLDAELSKKGKAKGTFSSSSSPKSRRIYASTKASELLNGTMVGVEDEGSNQHRGEEWARNQENEQGHRGSQEPGVGSNAKWVKEGQNQLRKVAEKQQDQNRNPNCNQYQNQNPDPNPNQNSVQGEEQGDEEKTLSTKSLRELCSELELEAKNAANEPLLIDTMAVPQLKEEEKEEAEGEREEEALRPAGGEKDMDSSSETQSNNESRKEGSGRARSASLLFHGRNGAPSDEDSSWTSLSQGSTANSSPDGDTESYWDRSAFETDSDLPAGWMRVRDTSGTYYWHIPTGTTQWEPPSPQEEGGDPERPSSTSPAITPSEEPQLTWSGLSRPNKFNDGEIWKEEDVASDQSLKEFEGATLRYASINLSCSQSEGQEKVNSFSTDLEAKCFAVRSLGWVEISEEEMAPGKSSVAVNNCIRQLSYHKHNLHDTAGIWGEGKDMLLVLENETLNLIDPLGQTLLHSQPIVSIRVWGVGRDNGRDFAYVARDKLTQVLKCHVFRCDTPAKNIATSMHDICSKIMAERKSSRSCLNRLNIDPSKLVDIPFQEFPVPKNELVQRFQVRYLGNMPVAKPVGKECFGMDTVNVALETVLKAKEQHEWTPVIVNVASATLTILSVEAEEVLSECRVRFLSFMGVGKDVHTFAFIMAEGPGDFICHMFWCEPNAASLSEAVQAACMLRYQKCLDARPPSTSSCLPGPPAESVARRVGSSVKKGVQTLLGSFKRSGSQTP; encoded by the exons ATGTCTTTGGAGAAGACCTCGGACCTGGCCAACCAGAACACTTGCGTCAACTCATCGCTGACCCTCGACCTCCACTCCCCACATAGCGCCTTGCTTGATGCTGAGCTGAGCAAAAAGGGAAAAGCCAAGGGcaccttctcttcctcctcctcaccaaAGAGCCGCCGCATCTACGCTTCCACCAAGGCCTCCGAGCTGCTCAACGGCACCATGGTTGGCGTGGAGGACGAGGGATCCAACCAGCACAGGGGCGAGGAGTGGGCCCGGAACCAGGAGAATGAGCAGGGCCATCGGGGGAGCCAAGAGCCTGGTGTTGGCAGCAACGCCAAGTGGGTCAAGGAGGGCCAGAACCAGCTGCGTAAGGTAGCCGAGAAGCAGCAGGACCAGAACCGCAACCCAAACTGCAACCAGTACCAGAACCAGAACCCAGACCCGAACCCTAACCAGAACTCTGtgcagggggaggagcagggggatGAGGAGAAGACCCTGTCCACCAAGAGCCTGAGGGAACTGTGTTCTGAGCTAGAGCTGGAAGCCAAGAATGCCGCAAACGAGCCACTGCTGATCGACACGATGGCGGTGCCGCAgttgaaggaggaggagaaggaggaggcagagggagagcgggaggaAGAGGCCCTGCGTCCTGCTGGGGGGGAGAAGGACATGGACTCTTCTTCTGAGACGCAGAGTAACAACGAGTCCCGGAAGGAGGGCAGTGGGAGGGCAAGGAGCGCCAGCCTGCTGTTCCATGGCCGAAACGGGGCACCCAGTGATGAGGATTCCAGCTGGACCTCACTGTCCCAGGGCAGCACAGCCAACAGCTCCCCAGATGGAGACACAG AGTCCTACTGGGACCGTAGTGCCTTTGAGACCGATTCAGACCTGCCAGCAGGGTGGATGCGGGTGAGGGACACATCAGGCACCTACTACTGGCACATCCCTACAGGCACCACCCAGTGGGAGCCCCCTTCACCCCAGGAGGAGGGCGGAGACCCAGAGAGGCCCTCCAGCACGTCCCCTGCGATCACACCCAGTGAGGAGCCACAG CTGACATGGAGTGGTCTGTCTCGCCCCAACAAGTTCAACGATGGTGAGATCTGGAAG GAGGAAGACGTGGCCTCTGACCAGAGCCTAAAGGAGTTTGAGGGTGCAACCCTTCGCTATGCCTCCATCAACCTCAG CTGCTCCCAGTCAGAGGGTCAGGAGAAAGTAAACTCTTTCAGCACTGATCTGGAGGCTAAG TGCTTTGCCGTGCGCTCTCTGGGCTGGGTGGAGATCTCTGAGGAGGAAATGGCTCCAGGAAAGAGTAGCGTCGCTGTCAACAACTGCATCCGCCAACTGTCCTACCACAAGCACAACCTTCACGACACGGCAGGCATCTGGGGAGAG GGGAAAGACATGCTACTGGTTCTGGAGAATGAGACCCTGAACTTGATCGACCCACTGGGTCAAACCCTGCTACACTCCCAGCCCATTGTCAGCATCCGTGTGTGGGGCGTCGGCAGGGACAACGGCAG GGACTTCGCGTATGTGGCACGGGACAAACTGACTCAGGTCCTGAAATGTCACGTGTTCAGGTGTGACACGCCTGCCAAGAACATCGCCACCAGCATGCACGACATCTGCTCCAAG ATCATGGCGGAGAGGAAGTCTTCCAGGTCCTGTCTGAACAGACTCAACATCGACCCTTCCAAGCTGGTGGACATTCCGTTCCAGG AGTTTCCTGTGCCAAAGAACGAGCTGGTCCAGCGCTTCCAGGTGCGTTACCTAGGTAACATGCCTGTGGCCAAACCCGTAGGTAAGGAATGCTTTG GTATGGACACGGTCAATGTGGCCCTAGAGACGGTGCTGAAGGCCAAAGAGCAGCACGAATGGACACCGGTGATTGTCAATGTGGCTTCAGCCACGCTCACCATACTGTCTGTAGAG GCGGAAGAGGTGCTGTCGGAGTGCCGCGTACGGTTCCTGTCCTTCATGGGCGTGGGTAAGGATGTCCACACCTTCGCCTTCATCATGGCCGAGGGCCCCGGGGACTTCATTTGCCACATGTTCTGGTGTGAGCCCAACGCCGCCAGCCTGTCCGAGGCCGTTCAGGCTGCCTGTATG ctgcgGTATCAGAAGTGTCTGGATGCCCGCCCTCCCAGCACCAGCTCCTGCCTGCCCGGCCCTCCGGCCGAGTCAGTGGCCCGCCGCGTGGGTTCCAGCGTCAAGAAGGGGGTCCAGACCCTCCTGGGCAGTTTCAAAAGGTCTGGGTCCCAAACGCCCTGA